A stretch of Gemmobacter fulvus DNA encodes these proteins:
- a CDS encoding Hint domain-containing protein, translating into MSAANTIFGAGTTVTGASWSQSGGLLGGLLGNGNGVGTSAALYSNGQLSPGVLPGNEGLILSTGNARDFTQSSGDPNRVAGTSTDSNGVNNNSQFNAIAGSNTYDAVWLDVDFIPSGDMMTMKFVFASEEYPEYISSQFNDVVGVWVNGTHVPVSVGNGSTAVNNINANTQPNLFRSNTGDAYNTEMDGFTLTLSLDMVVNRGVVNSIRIGISDTSDAQYDSNLLIAADSVQTALVARDDAYTINAYGTTTITPLANDHGPGGGTLRITHINGVAVSAGQTVTLPSGQQVTLNADGTFTVLGDGQTENVAFTYTAGNGGGVSDTALVTLNSIPCFVAGTRILTPEGERRVEDLLPGDLVMTHDDGPQPLRWSGQRSVAAQGKLAPIRIAAGTFGTHRTLWVSPQHRVLLRDRLAELLFGEPEVLIAAKDLVNGRSVTVQPGGTVTYVHLLFDCHQVIYSEGLATESFLPGPQTTRSFEQEIVAEIRSLFPALDPDTGFGYSPAARRTLRSFEAQVLIAAAKAPPAATARAA; encoded by the coding sequence ATGTCCGCCGCGAACACCATCTTTGGGGCAGGCACGACGGTCACGGGGGCCAGCTGGTCACAGAGCGGCGGGCTTTTGGGCGGTCTTCTGGGCAATGGCAATGGCGTCGGCACTTCGGCGGCGCTTTACAGCAACGGCCAGCTGTCGCCCGGTGTCTTGCCCGGCAATGAAGGCCTGATCCTGTCCACCGGCAATGCCCGGGATTTCACCCAGAGCAGTGGCGACCCGAACCGCGTAGCGGGCACCAGCACCGACAGCAACGGCGTGAACAACAACAGCCAGTTCAACGCCATCGCGGGCAGCAATACCTATGATGCGGTCTGGCTGGATGTCGATTTCATCCCCTCCGGCGATATGATGACGATGAAATTCGTCTTCGCCTCCGAGGAATATCCCGAATACATCAGCTCGCAGTTCAATGATGTGGTCGGCGTCTGGGTGAACGGCACCCATGTGCCGGTATCGGTCGGCAATGGCAGCACCGCCGTCAACAACATCAATGCCAATACCCAGCCCAACCTGTTCCGCTCCAACACCGGCGACGCCTACAACACCGAAATGGACGGGTTCACCCTCACCTTGTCGCTCGACATGGTGGTCAATCGGGGGGTGGTCAATTCCATCCGCATCGGCATCAGCGATACCTCGGATGCGCAATATGACAGCAACCTGCTGATCGCGGCGGATTCGGTGCAGACGGCGCTGGTCGCCCGCGATGACGCCTATACGATCAATGCCTATGGCACGACGACGATCACCCCCTTGGCCAATGACCACGGGCCAGGCGGCGGCACGCTGCGCATCACCCATATCAATGGCGTTGCGGTCAGTGCAGGGCAGACTGTGACGCTGCCTTCGGGCCAGCAGGTCACGCTCAATGCCGATGGCACCTTTACCGTGCTGGGCGATGGCCAGACGGAAAACGTCGCCTTCACCTATACGGCGGGCAACGGGGGCGGCGTGTCCGACACCGCGCTTGTCACGCTGAACTCCATCCCCTGTTTTGTCGCGGGCACCCGGATCCTGACCCCCGAGGGCGAACGCCGGGTCGAAGATCTGCTGCCCGGTGATCTGGTGATGACCCATGATGACGGGCCGCAGCCGCTGCGCTGGAGCGGGCAGCGCAGTGTCGCAGCACAGGGCAAGCTGGCACCGATCCGCATTGCGGCGGGCACCTTCGGCACGCATCGCACGCTCTGGGTTTCGCCGCAGCACCGCGTCCTGCTGCGCGACAGGCTGGCCGAATTGCTGTTTGGCGAGCCGGAGGTGCTGATCGCCGCCAAGGATCTGGTCAATGGCCGCAGCGTCACGGTGCAGCCGGGCGGCACGGTGACCTATGTGCATCTGCTGTTCGACTGCCATCAGGTGATCTATTCCGAGGGGCTGGCGACCGAAAGCTTCCTGCCCGGCCCGCAGACGACCCGCAGTTTCGAGCAAGAGATCGTGGCCGAAATCCGCAGCCTGTTTCCGGCACTGGATCCCGACACCGGGTTTGGCTACAGCCCCGCCGCCCGCCGCACCCTGCGCAGCTTTGAAGCACAGGTGCTGATCGCCGCCGCCAAGGCCCCGCCCGCCGCCACGGCCCGCGCGGCCTGA
- a CDS encoding GNAT family N-acetyltransferase, giving the protein MTDRAAAVIAVTRDIAACRALRRAVFIEEQGVSEADEVDDLDGVATHLLATVAGRPVGSARLLEQGEVGKIGRVCVLADQRGTGLGAALIRAAVAEFATRPGIRKVKLGAQIHALGFYEKLGFTAYGPEYDDAGIAHRDMVLSL; this is encoded by the coding sequence ATGACGGACAGAGCTGCCGCCGTGATTGCCGTCACCCGCGACATCGCGGCCTGCCGCGCCTTGCGCCGGGCCGTGTTCATCGAGGAACAGGGCGTCAGCGAAGCCGATGAGGTGGATGATCTGGACGGCGTGGCCACGCATCTGCTGGCGACGGTTGCGGGGCGTCCGGTCGGATCGGCGCGGCTGCTGGAGCAGGGCGAGGTGGGCAAGATCGGCCGGGTCTGCGTGCTGGCCGATCAGCGTGGCACCGGGCTGGGGGCGGCGCTGATCCGGGCGGCGGTGGCGGAATTTGCCACCCGGCCCGGCATCCGTAAGGTCAAGCTGGGCGCGCAGATCCATGCGCTGGGCTTTTATGAAAAGCTGGGTTTCACCGCCTATGGCCCGGAATATGACGATGCGGGCATTGCGCATCGCGACATGGTGCTGTCGCTGTGA
- the dapE gene encoding succinyl-diaminopimelate desuccinylase translates to MPVDPVHLSAELIRCASVTPDEGGALVLLERLLAGAGFTCTRVDRGGVSNLYARWGQRGANKSFGFNGHTDVVPVGDAAAWSRDPFGGEVVDGVLWGRGATDMKTGVAAFAAAAVDFVRSTPPDGAVILAITGDEEGDAVDGTVALLDWMAQNGERMSHCLVGEPTCPNVMGEMMKIGRRGSMTCWFTATGVQGHSAYPHRARNPMSALVNLLARLEEEPLDTGTDHFDASTLAITTIDCGNPATNVIPAKGHATVNIRFNDAHSGASLTAWLQGHAAAVQAETGVQIDLRLQISGESFLTPPGEFSALVARSVAAETGVTPEYSTSGGTSDARFVKDHCPVVEFGLVGKTMHQVDERVEVAQIHQLKAIYSRVLRDYFA, encoded by the coding sequence CTGCCGGTTGATCCGGTGCACCTGAGCGCCGAACTGATCCGCTGTGCCTCTGTGACGCCGGATGAGGGCGGGGCGCTGGTGTTGCTGGAGCGGCTGCTGGCTGGGGCCGGATTCACCTGCACGCGGGTGGATCGTGGAGGGGTGTCGAACCTTTATGCGCGCTGGGGGCAGCGCGGCGCGAACAAGAGCTTTGGCTTCAACGGCCATACCGATGTGGTGCCGGTGGGCGATGCCGCCGCATGGAGCCGCGATCCCTTTGGTGGCGAGGTGGTGGATGGGGTGCTGTGGGGGCGCGGGGCCACCGACATGAAAACCGGCGTCGCGGCCTTTGCGGCAGCGGCGGTGGATTTCGTGCGGAGCACGCCGCCCGATGGTGCGGTGATCCTGGCGATCACTGGCGATGAAGAGGGCGATGCGGTGGATGGCACCGTGGCCCTGCTGGACTGGATGGCACAGAATGGCGAACGGATGAGCCATTGCCTTGTCGGCGAGCCCACCTGCCCGAATGTGATGGGCGAGATGATGAAGATCGGTCGTCGCGGCTCGATGACCTGCTGGTTCACCGCGACAGGGGTGCAGGGGCACAGCGCCTATCCGCACCGGGCCAGGAACCCGATGTCGGCGCTGGTAAACCTGCTGGCGCGGCTGGAGGAGGAACCGCTGGATACCGGGACCGACCATTTCGATGCCTCCACATTGGCGATCACCACGATTGATTGCGGCAACCCGGCGACCAATGTGATCCCGGCCAAGGGTCATGCCACCGTGAACATCCGCTTCAACGATGCCCATTCCGGCGCGAGCCTGACCGCGTGGTTGCAGGGCCATGCTGCGGCGGTTCAGGCCGAAACCGGGGTGCAGATCGACCTCAGGCTGCAAATCTCGGGCGAAAGCTTCCTGACGCCGCCGGGCGAGTTTTCGGCACTGGTGGCGCGGTCGGTGGCGGCGGAAACCGGGGTGACGCCGGAATATTCCACCTCGGGCGGCACGTCGGATGCGCGCTTTGTCAAGGATCACTGCCCGGTGGTGGAATTCGGTCTGGTGGGCAAGACCATGCATCAGGTGGATGAGCGGGTGGAGGTGGCGCAGATCCATCAGCTGAAGGCGATCTACAGCCGGGTGCTGCGGGATTACTTTGCATGA
- a CDS encoding Hint domain-containing protein — protein MSGWIALSDRDTLLDPAEDGGLLDRGQLVLELAMPLQEPQVLLDYRSDQGGWQRAFSLLYDPAHGIGILHRQGQTLRRHRLPGPLPNGPGLARLIFRWDGPARHWGLRFDPLDGAAPLPEATGIDPLPLPLSDLLQLCRGGPDVQRHPAVQWFGATRGALPPPHAPWVGQRTPVATPTGFRAAGSLAAGDMVMTRGGAARMLQSVRRIDLPSRGCHAPVLLRAPYFIRNRDLLVSADQQILLTGAEVEYLFSEDEVLVEAQHLTDNRSALFDTRRAVTATVSLDIGPVGLIQSDGLAFASARHNTAPASAPPVRLLRSYEAVPLLALLGRGNGSRAA, from the coding sequence ATGTCCGGCTGGATCGCCCTTTCCGACAGGGACACCCTGCTAGATCCGGCAGAGGATGGCGGCTTGCTGGATCGTGGGCAACTGGTTCTGGAACTGGCGATGCCGTTGCAGGAACCGCAAGTCTTGCTGGATTACCGCAGTGATCAGGGCGGCTGGCAGCGGGCGTTTTCGCTGCTCTATGATCCCGCGCATGGCATCGGCATCCTGCACAGGCAGGGCCAGACGCTGCGGCGGCACCGATTGCCCGGCCCCTTGCCGAACGGCCCCGGTCTGGCGCGGCTGATCTTCCGCTGGGACGGCCCGGCCCGGCACTGGGGCCTGCGCTTTGATCCCTTGGACGGGGCTGCGCCTCTGCCCGAGGCGACCGGCATCGACCCACTGCCGCTGCCGCTGTCCGATCTGCTTCAGCTCTGCCGGGGTGGGCCCGACGTGCAGCGCCACCCTGCCGTGCAATGGTTCGGCGCGACGCGCGGCGCGCTGCCGCCGCCCCATGCGCCCTGGGTCGGCCAGCGCACCCCCGTCGCCACCCCCACCGGCTTTCGCGCGGCGGGCAGCCTTGCGGCGGGTGATATGGTGATGACACGGGGCGGCGCGGCCCGGATGCTGCAATCGGTGCGCCGGATCGACCTGCCCAGCCGGGGCTGCCATGCGCCGGTGCTGCTGCGCGCGCCCTATTTCATCCGCAACCGCGACCTGCTGGTCAGCGCCGATCAACAGATCCTGCTGACCGGCGCCGAAGTGGAATATCTGTTTTCCGAAGATGAGGTGCTGGTCGAGGCGCAGCACCTGACCGACAACCGCTCGGCCCTGTTCGACACACGCCGGGCCGTCACCGCCACCGTGTCGCTGGACATCGGCCCGGTTGGCCTGATCCAGAGTGACGGGCTGGCTTTCGCCTCGGCCCGCCATAACACGGCCCCGGCCAGCGCGCCGCCCGTCCGTCTGCTGCGCAGCTATGAGGCGGTGCCGCTGCTGGCCCTGTTGGGGCGCGGCAATGGCAGCCGCGCAGCCTGA